In Deltaproteobacteria bacterium, the sequence CGTGGATGAACCGATTCCGCCGGCTCCTCGTCCGCTGGGAGAAGCGCGAGCAGAACTACGAGGCAATGCTCCATCTCGCCTGTGCCTGGATCACGATGAAACTGGCTGGGGTTTTCGGATAGGCTCTTAGCGCCCGGACCTTCGCGGCGCCGCCTTCTGGTTCTCCCGCAGGCCGAAATCGAGGAATTCGCGTCTGACGCTGAACCCTCGATCTGCACCAGCTGCGTTCGCTCGTGTGCGGGTGTGTCCGCTTCAGCCGATGATCAGGTGCAGCTTCACTGCGAGCTTCAGGTTTCCCGCGAGATGGACTCGGCGGCGAAGAAAGGCCATCGGCGCGGAGAGCGTGCCGGCGTTGAGCGCGCGCCACGTGTCGAGGTCGACGCGCACGTGGAGGTCGGCGCTCGGCGCCTCGCCCGCGAAGCCCGTAACAACTCCGCTGGCGACGCGGACGCCGTAGGCGCCGCCGCCGTCGCCCGTCAGCTCGAACGCGATCGTGGCCTCGGTGTCGCCGAGCTTCGTACGGCGGTCGGCGTCGGCTGCGACGACGCCCGGCAGCCAGCGTGTGAAGAACTCCTCGGGCGCGATGTCCGCGGGCGGAACGGCGCGCGACATCAGAGCCCGGCGGCGCGCAGCGCGGCGCCCGTGAAGGACTCGGCGACGCGCGCCACTTCTTCCGGCGTGCCCGCGGCCACGAGGCGCCCGCCGCCGGGACCGCCTTCGGGGCCGAGGTCGATGACGTGATCGGCGAGGCGGATCACGTCGAGGTTGTGCTCGACCACGAGCAGGCTCGCGCCCTGGTCGAGTAGCTGATCGAGGCAGTCCAATAACACCTGCACCTCGGCGGCGTGCAGGCCCGTGGTGGGCTCGTCGAGCACGAACAGGCAGCCGCTCGCGCGCGCCGTGAGGGCCTGCGCGACGCGGATGCGCTGCAGCTCACCGCCCGACAGCGTGCTGAGCGGCTGCTCGAGCGTGACGTAGCCGAGGCCCACGCGCGCGAATGGCTCGAGGCGCGTCGCGACGCTCGCGTCGCCCGCGAACAGCTCGCGCGCTTCGTCCACGGTGAGCGCGAGCACGTCGACGATGCTGCGCCCGCCCACCGTGATCTCGCGCGCCTCCTTGCGGAAGCGCGTGCCGTCGCAGGCTTCGCAGGGCGTGCGCACTTCTTCGAGGAACTGCATGTCGACCACGACTTCGCCGGTGCCTTCGCACGCCTCGCAGCGCCCGCCCGCGACGTTGAACGAGAAGTAGCCGGGCGTGAGGCCGCGCCTGCGCGCTTCGTGCATCGACGCGAAGCGCGCGCGGATGCCGTCGTAGGCCTTCGAGACCGTCGCGAGGTTCGAGCGCAGCGAGCGGCCCGGCGCCGTCGGCTCGACGATCGCGACTTCGCGAATACGCTCGGCGCCCTCGATCGCATCGCAATGGCCGCGTTCGGGTGTGCGCTGCACGTTGCCCACGAGCACGGAGCGCACGAGGCTCGTCTTGCCCGCGCCCGAGACGCCCGTCACGACGGCGAGCTGGCCGAGCGGAATCGTGACGTCGACGCCGTGCAGGTTGTGTGCGCGCGCGCCGCGGATGCGCAGGCTGCCGCTCGCGCGCGTGCGCCGCTCGCGCTTCACGCTGAACGCGCCCGACAGCGCGCGGCCGGTGAGCGAGGCGGGACTTGCCGCGACGTCGGTGACGCTGCCCTGCGCGACGATCTCGCCGCCGCGGCGCCCCGAGCCCGGGCCCATGTCGATCAGCAAGTCCGCCGCGCCCGCGATCTCGAGCGCGTGCTCGACCACGACGACGGTGTTGCCCGCGTCGCGGATGCCGCGCAGCACGTCGAGCAAGCGGTTCACGTCGCGCGGGTGCAGGCCCACGCTCGGCTCGTCGAGCACGTAGAGCGCCGCGGTGAGCGCGCCGCCGAGCGCGGTCGCGAGCTGGATGCGCTGCGCTTCGCCGCCCGAGAGCGTGCGCACTTGGCGATCGAGCGCGAGGTAGTCGAGGCCGACGCGCAGCGCAGTCTCGACGCGCGCGCGCAGCGCGTCGAGCACGCGCTTGCCGCGCGCCTCGCGTTCGCCTGATAACTCGAGCGCCGCGAGCCACGCGCCGAGCTCGCCGATCGTGAGCCGCGCGGCGTCGCCGATGGTGCGGCCCGCGAGCTCGACCGCGAGCGCCTCGGAGCGCAGCCGCGCGCCGCCGCAGCTCTCGCAAGGATCGAAGCGCCGGT encodes:
- a CDS encoding IS5/IS1182 family transposase; the protein is WMNRFRRLLVRWEKREQNYEAMLHLACAWITMKLAGVFG
- a CDS encoding SCP2 sterol-binding domain-containing protein — protein: MSRAVPPADIAPEEFFTRWLPGVVAADADRRTKLGDTEATIAFELTGDGGGAYGVRVASGVVTGFAGEAPSADLHVRVDLDTWRALNAGTLSAPMAFLRRRVHLAGNLKLAVKLHLIIG
- the uvrA gene encoding excinuclease ABC subunit UvrA, which translates into the protein MATAEIRIEGARAHNLKGVSCSIPVGALTVISGPSGSGKSSLAFDTLYAEGQRRYVASLSTYARQFLEKLPRPAVDLITNLPPAIAIEQRNRVTNARSTIGTATEILDHLRLLFAKAGETRCCGRAVEPGTVDAIAGRVLRELAGERVVLAVALPAKAKPKELREQLLREGLRRLLLADGAFADVEEISATKLGALRGEALLVIDRLEVAAEQRTRLAEAIATGFLRGAGELVVAPASGARRVYREGFCCDTCGRRHPAPEPALFSFNSPLGACPACHGFGRTQALDLERVIPDPARTLAKNAIAPFATPSARSCQRDLMSACRDRGLATDVAWRDLSEADRAWVIRGDDAWYGVKGYFEWLESRRYKVQARVAIARYRRFDPCESCGGARLRSEALAVELAGRTIGDAARLTIGELGAWLAALELSGEREARGKRVLDALRARVETALRVGLDYLALDRQVRTLSGGEAQRIQLATALGGALTAALYVLDEPSVGLHPRDVNRLLDVLRGIRDAGNTVVVVEHALEIAGAADLLIDMGPGSGRRGGEIVAQGSVTDVAASPASLTGRALSGAFSVKRERRTRASGSLRIRGARAHNLHGVDVTIPLGQLAVVTGVSGAGKTSLVRSVLVGNVQRTPERGHCDAIEGAERIREVAIVEPTAPGRSLRSNLATVSKAYDGIRARFASMHEARRRGLTPGYFSFNVAGGRCEACEGTGEVVVDMQFLEEVRTPCEACDGTRFRKEAREITVGGRSIVDVLALTVDEARELFAGDASVATRLEPFARVGLGYVTLEQPLSTLSGGELQRIRVAQALTARASGCLFVLDEPTTGLHAAEVQVLLDCLDQLLDQGASLLVVEHNLDVIRLADHVIDLGPEGGPGGGRLVAAGTPEEVARVAESFTGAALRAAGL